The Streptomyces sp. NBC_00335 DNA window CGGCATCGACAAGATCGCCTTCACCGGCTCCACGGTCGTGGGCCAGTCGATCATCCGCAAGGCGGCCGGCACCCTGAAGAAGGTGACGATGGAGCTCGGCGGCAAGTCCGCCAACATCGTCTTCGCCGACGCCGACCTCGACGCCGCCGAGGAACTCGCCTTCTTCGGCATCTACTACAACAAGGGTGAGATCTGCACCGCCGGCTCCCGGCTGCTGCTCCACCGCCCCATCCACGACGAGATGGTCGAACGGCTCGTGGCCCGCGCGGCCGCCCTGCTGCCCGGAGACCCGCGCGACCCGGCCACCCTCTTCGGACCGCTCGCCCACCGCGGCCAGTTCGACAAGGTCAGCTCGTACATCGAGGTCGGCGAGAAGGAAGGCGCCGTGCTGCGCGTCGGCGGCACCGGCTGGACCCCCGACGGGGCATCGTCCGAAGGCCTGTACTTCCTGCCGACCATCTTCACCGGCGTCGACAACTCCATGCGGATCGCCCAGGAGGAGATCTTCGGGCCCGTCCTGTCGATCATCCCCTTCGACACCGAGGAGGACGCCGTGCGCATCGCCAACGACAGCGCGTACGGCCTCGCCGCCGGCGTCCACACCAAGGACCTGCGGCGCGCCCACCGGGTCGCCTCGCAGATCAAGGCCGGGACCGTCTGGGTCAATTGCTACAACCAGTACGACCCCGCCGTGCCCTACGGCGGCTACAAGGCCTCCGGCTACGGGCGCGAGTGCGGCCCCGAGTCCCTGGAGAGCTACACCCAGACCAAGTCGGTCTGGATCGGAATGGACTGACACCCCTCGCCCGTACTGAGACCACCTGGAGGAGCCCCATGCGGATCGGCATCATCGGCGCGGGCCGGATCGGATCGACCCTGGCCAGGATCCTCGTGGCGGCGGACCACCAGGTCGTGCTGGCCAACGCCCGGGGCCCGCAGAGCCTCGGGGCCCTGCTGGCCGAGCTGGGCCCCGCGGCCTCGGCGGCGCACCCCACCGAGGCCGCGGCCCGGGCCGAAGTCCTCGTACTGATGGTGCCGTTCGACAGCGTCCGGGGGCTGCTGGCGCAGGAAGCCGTACGGGACACCGTGCTGGTGGACGCCACCAACGCGTTCGACGGCCCCGGCGCTCCCCGGGATCTCGGCGGCCGGGGGTCCAGCGAACTCGTCGCCGAATGGTATCCGGGGACCCGGATCGTGAAATCCCTGAACACCATGCATTTCGAAACGCTCGCCGTCGCCGGCACCGCTTCGGGGCCGCGCCTGGCCCATTTCACGGCGGGCGACGACGGGAAAGCCAAGGAAATAGTCGCGGGA harbors:
- a CDS encoding NADPH-dependent F420 reductase, which gives rise to MRIGIIGAGRIGSTLARILVAADHQVVLANARGPQSLGALLAELGPAASAAHPTEAAARAEVLVLMVPFDSVRGLLAQEAVRDTVLVDATNAFDGPGAPRDLGGRGSSELVAEWYPGTRIVKSLNTMHFETLAVAGTASGPRLAHFTAGDDGKAKEIVAGIITDLGFAPVDTGPLHSGGILQQPGGPLFNRPLTEAQALAWTSH
- a CDS encoding aldehyde dehydrogenase family protein codes for the protein MTKRALSDQPLANPGKLFIGGRWVPAQDHRTEPDISPVDGQEIVPVAQAAAADADAAVAAARTAYEEGPWSRLSAQERALRLNRVGELIERDLEEIALLETVDMGKPFAFSSTVDAPMAAQLMHYYAGAVTRVDGSSRAPAGGQLAYTLREPLGVVCAITPFNFPLLLSMTKIAPALAAGNTVVHKPSPATPLTALKIAELFQEAEIPDGVLNVITGPGVELGETLTGHPGIDKIAFTGSTVVGQSIIRKAAGTLKKVTMELGGKSANIVFADADLDAAEELAFFGIYYNKGEICTAGSRLLLHRPIHDEMVERLVARAAALLPGDPRDPATLFGPLAHRGQFDKVSSYIEVGEKEGAVLRVGGTGWTPDGASSEGLYFLPTIFTGVDNSMRIAQEEIFGPVLSIIPFDTEEDAVRIANDSAYGLAAGVHTKDLRRAHRVASQIKAGTVWVNCYNQYDPAVPYGGYKASGYGRECGPESLESYTQTKSVWIGMD